One segment of Deferribacterota bacterium DNA contains the following:
- the dut gene encoding dUTP diphosphatase yields MRDLEISKNYYKSNEQLDNAIVTIKVKALEGASIPEYKTSGASGLDICSFEDGVIPSFDVKLIRTGLYFEIPHYIEGQIRSRSGIALNNKVIVLNSPGTIDSDYRGELKIILMNLSKESFYYKKGDRLAQIVFSKVIKANLVLVDNVCDTQRGSGGFGHTGI; encoded by the coding sequence ATGAGAGATTTGGAGATTAGTAAAAACTATTATAAAAGTAATGAACAGCTAGATAATGCAATAGTTACAATAAAAGTTAAAGCGCTTGAGGGGGCAAGTATCCCTGAATATAAGACTAGTGGTGCATCAGGTTTAGATATTTGCAGCTTTGAAGATGGGGTTATACCTTCCTTTGATGTAAAACTTATAAGAACAGGACTTTATTTTGAAATACCGCATTATATTGAGGGTCAAATTAGAAGTAGAAGTGGTATTGCATTAAATAATAAAGTGATAGTATTAAATAGTCCAGGCACTATTGATAGTGATTATAGGGGGGAGCTAAAGATTATTTTGATGAACTTATCAAAAGAATCCTTTTATTATAAGAAAGGGGACAGATTAGCACAAATAGTTTTTTCTAAAGTTATTAAGGCTAATTTAGTGTTAGTAGATAATGTTTGTGATACCCAAAGGGGTTCTGGAGGTTTTGGCCATACAGGTATTTAG